The DNA region GTCGACGGTGCGGCGCTGCTGCAGGAGTTCCGGCGCAGTCTCGAACTGCTGCGGCTGGCGCTGCTCGACCGGCGCACCCCGTACGCCGGGGTGATCACCGCCGTGTGCGCCACCCTGCCCGGCGCCTCACCCAAGGACCGACAGTCCGTGCTCGCGATGGCTGCTGCCGGACCGCCGACCGAGACCGTCGGGCTGGACGCCGGCGATCCACGACTGCTGCCCCTCAGTTCGAATCTGAGGCAGCTCGACCTGGGAACGGTGAGTGCCTGATGGACGTCTTGCTGTGGGGCGTACTCCCCTATCTGATGCTCGCCACCTTGGTGGGCGGCACCATCTGGCGCTATCGCTACGACCAGTTCGGCTGGACCACCCGGTCTTCCCAGCTGTACGAGTCGCGGCTGCTGCGGATCGGGTCGCCGTTGTTCCACTTCGGCATCCTGGTGGTGGTCGGCGGGCATTTCATCGGTCTGGTGATCCCCAAGTCCTGGACCGACCGGGTCGGGATCAGCGAGCACCTCTACCACATCAACGCCCTCGCGCTCGGCTCGGTGGCGGGCTTCGCGACCCTGGTCGGAGTGTCGATTCTGATCTACCGCCGCCGCACCACCGGCCCGGTGTTCATGGCCACCACGAAGAACGACAAGCTGATGTACGTCGTTCTGGTCGCGGCGATTCTCGCCGGGCTGGCCACCACCGTGCTCAGTGTGGTTGCTCCCGATCACGGACCCTCCTACCGCGAGACGGTCGCACCGTGGTTCCGTTCGGTGTTCATCCTGCAACCGGATATCGCCTCGATGAGCGAGTCGTCGTTCGCGTTCAAGCTGCACACCCTGGTCGGGATGGCGTTGTTCGCCCTCTGGCCGTTCACCCGTCTGGTGCACGTCTTCTCCGCACCGCTCCACTACCTCTTCCGGCCGTACATCGTCTATCGCAGTCGCGATGACCAGACGCGCCCGGGAGCCACTCCTGGCCACCGTGGCTGGGATCCGGTCGGCACCCGAGACCGATCGTCCAGCAACCGCTGAGCGCCGTTCGTCCTGGACGAAGCGCCCTTCCCCGGAAACAAGAGAGACCATGTCACAGTCCCACACCGCCTCCGGCGCCGCGATGATCGACAAATCGAGCCAGACCCGCAATCTGCTGCTGGCCCTGCTCGCCTTCACCATCACCTTCTGGGCGTGGAACCTGATCGCGCCGCTCGGCGTCCGCTACATGCAGGAACTGGGGCTGGACGCCAACCAGCGCTCGTTGCTGATCGCCACGCCCGTGCTCGTCGGCTCTCTGGGCCGAATCCCGATCGGTGCCCTCACCGACCGTTTCGGCGGCCGGGTGATGTTCACCGTCATGCTGTTCGCCTCGATCGTGCCGGTCCTGCTGGTCTGCCTGGCGGGAACCATGCAGTCCTTCGTGCTGCTGATGGTGTTCAGCTTCCTGCTCGGCATCGCCGGCACCACGTTCGCGATCGGCATCCCCTTCGTCAACGCCTGGTTCGAGAAGCCGCGCCGTGGCTTCGCCACCGGCGTCTTCGGTGCCGGCATGGGCGGCACCGCGCTGTCGGCATTCTTCACTCCCCGGATGGTCAACACCTTCGGCTACGTCACCACGCACCTGATCATCGCCGTCGCCTTGGCGGTGGTCGGCGTGATCATCTGGACGATGATGCGCGACTCGCCGCTCTGGTCGCCGAACACCGCGCCGGTGCTGCCGAAGCTGGCTGCCGCCGCCAAGCTCGGCGTCACCTGGCAGATGGCCTTCCTGTATGCGGTGACCTTCGGCGGCTTCGTCGCGTTCTCGACCTATCTGCCGACGTACCTGAAGGACGTCTACGAGTTCGACCTGACCGGCGCCGGCACC from Microlunatus phosphovorus NM-1 includes:
- a CDS encoding MFS transporter, producing MSQSHTASGAAMIDKSSQTRNLLLALLAFTITFWAWNLIAPLGVRYMQELGLDANQRSLLIATPVLVGSLGRIPIGALTDRFGGRVMFTVMLFASIVPVLLVCLAGTMQSFVLLMVFSFLLGIAGTTFAIGIPFVNAWFEKPRRGFATGVFGAGMGGTALSAFFTPRMVNTFGYVTTHLIIAVALAVVGVIIWTMMRDSPLWSPNTAPVLPKLAAAAKLGVTWQMAFLYAVTFGGFVAFSTYLPTYLKDVYEFDLTGAGTRTAGFAIAAVIARPVGGILSDRIGPKAVLMISLTGAAVMAIVISLKLPPELLAGSAFVLMAVFLGLGTGGVFAWVAQLAPAEKVGTVTGIVGAAGGLGGYFPPLVMGATYNEATHSYTIGLILLCITALITLAYTTFGIKKKQGSAH
- the narI gene encoding respiratory nitrate reductase subunit gamma, which produces MDVLLWGVLPYLMLATLVGGTIWRYRYDQFGWTTRSSQLYESRLLRIGSPLFHFGILVVVGGHFIGLVIPKSWTDRVGISEHLYHINALALGSVAGFATLVGVSILIYRRRTTGPVFMATTKNDKLMYVVLVAAILAGLATTVLSVVAPDHGPSYRETVAPWFRSVFILQPDIASMSESSFAFKLHTLVGMALFALWPFTRLVHVFSAPLHYLFRPYIVYRSRDDQTRPGATPGHRGWDPVGTRDRSSSNR